One window of the Marinilactibacillus sp. Marseille-P9653 genome contains the following:
- a CDS encoding helix-turn-helix domain-containing protein, translating into MKVEHFLEKNEVREITVFKQLVLNNGVLSYGEMLDHLSISKASLENDLESITSRIAVFGQQVQVHYDGQQIELTMSDDISLQQIYRLYLDQSIKIEIINFLFKHQEFSITQLTQQLAISDSSLFRKIKELNTHLKEFGLKIRNGQLQGEELQIRYFYFQFYYYIEDKSALISLRSDQQITQAVQSVENFLQVNVVPENRQRLNIWLIISKSRITNKNKNYKQLRKQMQPYLKDPLYHKIHVMVLRYYSRYSIEVDEEEAMLHFAFLLAFPILTEHDFHEYTLIRDRHAPIASLDTYIVETIIIHFKFRKLPYMLERDMYYHLTHIHTRLYFFQGDIEIYEYEEMMAREKQVVGKNLVPLARTLLTTSTDKFMSTEVSDNSLLKMELLKYISLLTLISFKMTTVIQIGIDLKMDGLYKDTLSQLLILKMRPINGIHIEVYQPGKTYDLILTNEKPDEEHQYQEARVYILSEILSSFDMENIQRIIQELNA; encoded by the coding sequence ATGAAAGTTGAACACTTCCTTGAAAAAAATGAAGTCAGAGAAATCACCGTATTCAAACAACTTGTCTTGAACAATGGCGTGCTTTCTTACGGGGAAATGCTAGATCATTTATCCATTTCAAAAGCTTCACTTGAAAATGATCTAGAATCTATCACTTCTCGGATTGCTGTTTTCGGTCAACAGGTTCAAGTTCATTATGATGGCCAACAAATTGAGTTAACGATGAGTGATGATATTTCACTGCAGCAAATTTACCGGTTATACCTTGATCAGTCTATTAAAATAGAAATCATCAATTTCTTGTTCAAGCACCAAGAGTTTTCAATCACTCAATTAACCCAACAACTGGCGATCAGTGACTCTTCTTTGTTCCGCAAAATCAAAGAACTGAATACACACTTAAAAGAATTCGGACTCAAGATTCGCAACGGACAACTACAAGGAGAAGAACTGCAGATCCGCTATTTTTATTTTCAGTTCTACTATTATATAGAAGATAAATCCGCCCTGATCAGTTTGCGCTCCGACCAGCAAATCACGCAAGCAGTACAGTCCGTAGAAAACTTCCTGCAAGTGAACGTGGTTCCTGAGAACCGTCAGCGCTTGAATATTTGGCTGATCATCAGTAAATCTAGAATCACCAACAAAAATAAAAACTACAAACAACTGCGCAAACAAATGCAACCCTATTTAAAAGACCCCTTGTATCATAAAATACATGTCATGGTCTTGCGCTATTACAGTCGGTATTCGATAGAGGTTGATGAAGAAGAGGCGATGCTTCACTTTGCTTTCTTACTCGCTTTTCCGATCCTGACGGAACATGACTTTCATGAGTATACACTGATTCGTGACCGGCATGCCCCAATCGCTTCACTGGACACGTATATAGTAGAAACGATTATCATTCATTTCAAGTTTCGCAAACTTCCTTATATGCTGGAACGAGATATGTATTATCATTTGACCCATATTCATACAAGACTGTATTTTTTTCAAGGAGATATCGAAATCTATGAGTACGAGGAAATGATGGCGAGAGAAAAGCAAGTGGTTGGAAAGAACCTTGTGCCACTTGCTCGAACTTTACTCACGACCAGTACAGATAAATTTATGAGCACAGAAGTGAGCGACAACAGTTTACTGAAGATGGAATTACTCAAGTACATTAGCTTGCTGACGCTGATTTCATTCAAGATGACGACAGTGATCCAAATTGGCATTGACCTGAAAATGGATGGACTTTACAAAGATACACTCAGTCAATTACTGATTCTTAAAATGCGTCCTATTAACGGGATTCATATCGAAGTGTATCAGCCTGGTAAAACTTATGACCTGATCCTAACAAACGAAAAACCAGACGAAGAACATCAGTATCAAGAAGCTCGTGTCTATATCCTCTCTGAAATACTGTCATCCTTTGATATGGAAAATATTCAAAGAATCATTCAAGAACTGAATGCCTAG
- a CDS encoding lichenicidin A2 family type 2 lantibiotic has translation MNENNIANSMDYLGPSFHELSEEEMKSIVGASEDMEVSPQGVSAFFGSFVISWLGSAAFNCK, from the coding sequence ATGAACGAAAATAACATAGCAAATAGTATGGATTACCTAGGACCTTCTTTTCATGAGTTGTCGGAAGAAGAGATGAAAAGTATAGTGGGTGCTTCGGAAGATATGGAAGTTAGTCCTCAAGGGGTAAGTGCATTCTTTGGAAGTTTCGTAATAAGTTGGCTAGGAAGTGCAGCGTTCAATTGTAAATAG
- a CDS encoding IS30 family transposase produces the protein MTHSNDNTLARKGKHLSYSERSQIAILRTENYSNRQIAHALGRVPQTINSEIHRGTITQLKRQKQNGKVYDYYTTSYDPNAGQAAYDRLRLNCGRRPKWADTDAFIKWADDKLLLEKWSPDVIIGFAKTHDLFDSSIIPCTTTLYGWIDKGIMRAKNMDLLEKLSRKPKDTSYRGRTNKRILGQSIEQRPPEIDNRQTFGHWEIDTVVGNKVKTDSVLLTLVERQTRFEIILKLRGKDKESVDQAIQQLRLKAGDTFSKVFKTITSDNGSEFAGLHEALKETLEVYFSHPYASWERGTSENQHKFIRRFIPKGKAISHFSETQCLRIQQWMNDYPRKILGYKTPHDCFANALRLLSQVV, from the coding sequence ATGACGCACTCTAACGATAACACATTAGCACGTAAGGGAAAACACTTATCTTATTCAGAACGGTCGCAAATTGCGATATTGAGGACTGAAAATTACTCTAATCGTCAAATTGCTCATGCGTTAGGACGTGTCCCGCAAACCATTAATAGTGAGATCCATCGTGGAACCATTACTCAACTTAAACGTCAAAAGCAAAACGGTAAAGTTTATGACTACTATACGACTAGCTATGATCCCAATGCCGGACAAGCAGCTTATGATAGGCTTCGATTGAACTGCGGCCGTCGGCCAAAATGGGCTGATACGGATGCTTTTATTAAATGGGCCGATGATAAACTATTACTAGAAAAGTGGTCTCCAGATGTAATTATTGGTTTTGCTAAAACACATGACTTGTTTGATTCTTCTATTATTCCCTGTACGACGACTCTTTATGGATGGATTGACAAAGGGATCATGAGAGCCAAGAATATGGATCTACTTGAAAAACTATCACGAAAACCAAAAGACACTTCTTATAGAGGACGAACAAACAAACGAATTTTAGGCCAATCTATTGAACAAAGACCTCCAGAAATTGATAATAGACAGACTTTTGGACACTGGGAAATCGATACAGTTGTCGGAAATAAAGTGAAAACCGATTCGGTTTTATTGACGTTAGTTGAACGTCAAACACGCTTTGAAATCATCCTTAAGCTCAGAGGTAAAGATAAAGAATCCGTTGATCAGGCAATCCAACAATTACGGCTTAAAGCCGGCGATACCTTTTCTAAAGTATTTAAGACCATCACCTCGGATAATGGATCTGAGTTTGCAGGGCTTCACGAAGCGCTGAAAGAGACACTTGAAGTGTATTTTAGTCATCCGTATGCTTCGTGGGAAAGAGGCACAAGCGAGAACCAGCATAAATTTATCCGCCGATTTATTCCAAAAGGTAAAGCTATCAGTCATTTTAGTGAAACTCAGTGCTTGAGAATACAACAATGGATGAATGACTATCCTCGGAAAATACTTGGCTATAAAACCCCTCATGACTGTTTTGCCAATGCTCTACGCTTGTTGTCCCAAGTGGTCTAA
- the glpK gene encoding glycerol kinase GlpK, translated as MTETKYIMAIDQGTTSSRAIIYDKQLNTIGSSQKEFTQIFPQSGWVEHNPNEIWNSVQSVIAGAFIESGVKPENIAGIGITNQRETTIVWDKETGLPIYNAVVWQSRQSAPIAAKLHEAGHSEMIHEKTGLIIDSYFSATKIRWILDNVEGAQERAEKGELMFGTVDTWLVWKLTGGKSFVTDYSNASRTMLYNIHKLEWDQEILDLLNIPMAMMPEVKSNSEVYGETANYHFYGANTPISGMAGDQQAALFGQMAFEPGMVKNTYGTGSFIVMNTGEKPQLSENNLLTTIGYGINGKIYYALEGSIFVAGSSIQWLRDGLKMIENSADSEALAKKSKSDNEVVVVPAFTGLGAPYWDSDARGSVFGLTRGTTKEDFVKATLQSIAYQARDVIDTMNKDAGIDIPLLKVDGGAANNDWLLQFQADILGTKVQRAHNLETTALGAAYLAGLAVGFWESMDEIKDMYEEGGTFEPQMSKEEREKLYKNWRLAVKATQVYKPEA; from the coding sequence ATGACAGAGACTAAGTATATTATGGCGATTGACCAAGGAACAACAAGCTCAAGAGCAATTATTTATGACAAACAACTCAATACAATTGGAAGCTCACAAAAAGAGTTCACACAAATTTTCCCTCAAAGTGGTTGGGTAGAACACAACCCGAATGAAATCTGGAATTCAGTTCAATCCGTTATTGCTGGCGCATTTATTGAATCCGGTGTCAAACCAGAAAATATCGCTGGTATCGGAATCACAAACCAACGTGAAACAACAATTGTTTGGGATAAAGAAACAGGATTACCAATCTACAATGCAGTTGTATGGCAATCTCGTCAATCAGCACCAATTGCTGCGAAACTTCACGAAGCTGGACATTCAGAAATGATCCACGAAAAAACAGGTTTGATTATTGATTCTTACTTCTCAGCTACAAAAATTCGTTGGATTCTTGATAACGTAGAAGGCGCTCAAGAACGTGCTGAAAAAGGAGAATTGATGTTTGGAACGGTTGATACTTGGTTAGTATGGAAATTAACAGGTGGAAAATCATTCGTAACAGATTACTCTAATGCAAGTCGTACAATGCTTTATAACATCCACAAATTAGAGTGGGATCAAGAAATCCTAGACTTACTGAATATTCCAATGGCAATGATGCCAGAAGTTAAATCAAACTCAGAAGTTTACGGTGAAACAGCAAACTATCACTTCTACGGAGCGAACACTCCGATTTCAGGTATGGCTGGAGACCAACAAGCAGCATTATTCGGTCAAATGGCCTTCGAACCTGGAATGGTTAAAAACACTTATGGTACAGGTTCATTTATTGTAATGAACACAGGTGAAAAACCTCAGCTTTCAGAAAACAACTTACTAACGACTATCGGTTACGGTATCAACGGTAAGATTTACTATGCACTAGAAGGTAGTATCTTCGTTGCCGGTTCATCTATCCAATGGTTACGTGATGGACTTAAAATGATTGAAAACTCTGCGGATTCAGAAGCGCTCGCGAAGAAATCTAAGAGCGATAACGAAGTCGTTGTGGTTCCAGCATTTACTGGACTAGGCGCACCGTACTGGGATTCAGACGCACGTGGATCAGTCTTTGGCTTAACACGTGGAACAACAAAAGAAGATTTTGTAAAAGCGACTCTACAATCTATTGCTTACCAAGCACGTGACGTTATCGATACAATGAACAAAGATGCTGGAATCGATATTCCATTACTAAAAGTAGATGGTGGAGCAGCGAATAACGATTGGTTATTACAATTCCAAGCAGACATCTTAGGTACTAAAGTTCAACGTGCTCACAACTTGGAAACAACAGCACTAGGTGCAGCTTACCTTGCTGGTTTAGCAGTTGGATTCTGGGAAAGTATGGACGAAATCAAAGACATGTACGAAGAAGGCGGCACGTTTGAGCCACAAATGTCAAAAGAAGAACGCGAAAAATTATACAAAAACTGGAGATTAGCTGTTAAAGCAACTCAAGTATATAAACCAGAAGCGTAG
- a CDS encoding lichenicidin A2 family type 2 lantibiotic, with protein MNKDDKTYIGPSFHELNEAEMAEIVGGEIVETNAIVVSPIATFVSKYVSAVSAKACVSAVSGLISYRHC; from the coding sequence ATGAATAAAGATGATAAGACTTACATCGGCCCCTCGTTCCATGAATTAAATGAGGCTGAAATGGCTGAAATTGTAGGTGGAGAAATTGTAGAAACGAATGCTATAGTGGTATCACCAATAGCTACTTTTGTTTCTAAATATGTATCTGCTGTCAGTGCAAAAGCTTGTGTTAGCGCTGTATCTGGATTAATATCTTACAGACATTGTTAA
- the glpO gene encoding type 1 glycerol-3-phosphate oxidase, which translates to MVFSIERRKQDIQALKEETLDVLIIGGGITGAGSALQASASGLKTGLVEMQDFAEGTSSRSTKLVHGGLRYLKNFDVEVVADTVQERAVVQGIAPHIPKADPMILPIYDEPNSTFTMFSLKVAMDLYDQLASVTGTKYANYTLTKEEVLELEPQLNSENLLGAGVYLDYRNNDARLVIENIKRAAEDGGHMVSRMKVVNITHDENGKANGAEVEDLLTGETFSIKARIVMNTTGPWSDTIRQMDSKLEAAPQMRPTKGVHLVVDNKKLHVPQPTYFDTGKQDGRMVFVIPREEKTYFGTTDTDYKGDFSNPQVEQEDVDYLLEIVNGRYPSANITLDDIESSWAGLRPLIATNGGSDYNGLSNKTVSDESFDEVISIVEQYQQGKVERYEVADVLKNIESNRPEAEESPSKLSRGSSLETDEDGLVTVAGGKITDYRKMALGAIKLAIEILDRDFGKSYELIDSEKYAVSGGDIDSQKVDEETEALAKSGIEKGLSESEATYLANLYGSNTPKVYALLDDVEQVEGLTMADTISLRYAMQEEMALTPSDFLIRRTNHMLFMRDTLDNIIEPVISEMARYNEWSDEARAQYKNELEKAIAESDLKTLKGD; encoded by the coding sequence ATGGTTTTCTCAATTGAAAGAAGAAAGCAAGATATTCAAGCTTTAAAAGAAGAAACACTAGATGTGCTCATTATTGGTGGCGGGATTACAGGAGCGGGGTCTGCTTTGCAGGCCAGCGCTTCTGGTCTTAAAACCGGTCTTGTAGAAATGCAGGATTTTGCAGAAGGAACGTCTTCTCGTTCAACGAAACTTGTTCACGGTGGCTTGCGCTACTTGAAAAACTTCGACGTTGAAGTGGTAGCGGACACGGTTCAAGAACGTGCGGTTGTTCAAGGGATTGCACCACATATTCCAAAAGCTGATCCAATGATTTTACCAATCTATGATGAACCAAATTCAACATTTACAATGTTTTCTTTGAAAGTTGCAATGGATTTATATGACCAATTAGCGAGTGTCACAGGAACAAAATATGCGAATTACACACTCACAAAAGAAGAAGTGCTAGAACTTGAACCACAACTGAACAGTGAAAACTTACTAGGTGCTGGTGTGTACTTGGACTACCGTAACAACGATGCTCGTTTAGTAATTGAAAATATTAAACGTGCCGCTGAAGACGGTGGACACATGGTAAGTCGTATGAAAGTCGTGAACATTACACACGACGAAAACGGCAAAGCCAATGGTGCAGAAGTAGAAGATCTATTAACGGGTGAAACATTCAGTATTAAAGCCCGTATCGTGATGAATACGACAGGCCCTTGGTCAGACACGATTCGTCAAATGGATTCTAAACTTGAGGCAGCCCCTCAAATGCGCCCAACAAAAGGTGTTCACTTAGTCGTGGACAACAAGAAATTACACGTACCACAGCCTACGTATTTCGATACAGGCAAACAAGATGGACGTATGGTCTTTGTAATTCCTCGTGAAGAAAAAACGTATTTTGGTACAACAGACACAGATTACAAAGGCGACTTCTCAAATCCACAAGTGGAGCAAGAAGACGTGGATTACTTGTTAGAAATCGTGAATGGTCGTTATCCATCAGCAAATATTACGCTTGATGATATCGAATCAAGCTGGGCAGGTTTACGTCCACTAATCGCGACAAATGGTGGTTCTGACTATAACGGTTTAAGCAACAAAACGGTTTCAGACGAAAGCTTTGACGAAGTGATTTCTATCGTTGAACAATACCAACAAGGTAAAGTAGAACGCTATGAAGTTGCGGATGTACTCAAAAATATCGAAAGCAACAGACCAGAAGCAGAAGAAAGCCCCTCTAAATTATCACGCGGAAGCTCTCTTGAGACGGACGAAGATGGTTTAGTAACTGTAGCCGGTGGTAAAATCACGGACTACCGTAAAATGGCTCTTGGCGCTATCAAACTGGCAATTGAAATCTTAGATAGAGACTTCGGTAAATCATACGAATTAATCGATTCTGAGAAATATGCCGTATCTGGTGGAGACATCGATTCTCAAAAAGTAGACGAAGAAACAGAAGCCTTAGCAAAATCTGGTATAGAAAAAGGCTTAAGTGAATCTGAAGCGACTTACTTGGCGAATCTTTATGGATCAAACACACCTAAAGTTTATGCGCTACTGGATGATGTCGAACAAGTAGAAGGCTTAACGATGGCAGATACCATTAGTTTACGTTATGCCATGCAAGAAGAAATGGCTTTAACACCAAGTGATTTCTTGATTCGCCGTACCAATCATATGCTGTTTATGAGAGACACCTTGGACAACATCATCGAACCAGTGATTTCTGAAATGGCTCGCTATAATGAATGGTCAGATGAAGCAAGAGCACAGTACAAAAATGAATTGGAAAAAGCAATTGCTGAATCTGATTTAAAAACATTAAAGGGAGACTGA
- a CDS encoding FAD-dependent oxidoreductase has product MKVVIIGASFAGVAAALEVRKKHIQAEIVLLEKQATLGYIPNGLHLYWDNQIENLDDARFITQEQLDKERIHCELGATVQKINTKQKVLYYDAQEQEEIMTYDKLIIATGSRQLSEKIDGSNHESVLKYKRYGEAQAALSKVEESQHITIIGGGQVGIEAADLLNKQEKQVTLIESMDYVLFKYLDEDMILPIEQKMIEKGIDLKLRQTVSSIETESDQKVTVHLGEASITSDAVIMGVNVRPNLHFLDDQIELHMDQTIAVDRYLRTSVQDVFAVGDCIQLSGPGEDMVYIPLINNAVRTGIVAAANLMEPTVQFNGSLRTIGTSVFGYFVASTGMTEAESLFTNQTVETRRQTVRLNSLPNSDTVTLKWVYDAETHVLLGAQMISTANILEKINTMALAIQTKQTLEDLQQKDFFFNPSYSQMVSTTNLVSWMEERVEEDES; this is encoded by the coding sequence ATGAAAGTAGTCATTATAGGGGCATCTTTTGCGGGGGTAGCTGCCGCTTTGGAAGTACGAAAAAAACATATTCAGGCAGAAATTGTCCTGCTGGAGAAGCAAGCTACTTTAGGCTACATTCCAAATGGGCTACATTTATACTGGGACAATCAAATCGAGAATCTAGATGATGCTCGTTTCATTACCCAAGAACAGTTGGATAAAGAACGCATTCATTGCGAGCTAGGCGCTACCGTTCAGAAGATCAATACGAAACAGAAAGTCCTTTATTACGACGCTCAAGAACAAGAAGAAATCATGACCTATGATAAATTGATTATCGCAACGGGCTCGAGACAGCTATCAGAGAAAATCGATGGCAGTAATCATGAGAGTGTATTGAAATATAAACGTTACGGAGAAGCGCAAGCTGCTTTATCCAAAGTAGAAGAAAGCCAGCATATTACAATCATTGGCGGCGGTCAAGTTGGAATAGAAGCCGCTGATCTGTTAAACAAGCAAGAAAAACAAGTGACACTGATTGAAAGTATGGACTACGTTTTATTTAAATACCTGGATGAAGACATGATACTACCGATTGAGCAGAAGATGATCGAAAAAGGCATCGATTTAAAACTAAGACAAACCGTTTCTTCTATAGAAACAGAATCCGATCAAAAAGTTACCGTTCACCTTGGTGAAGCGTCCATTACAAGTGACGCCGTCATTATGGGTGTGAACGTAAGGCCAAACCTACATTTTCTAGATGATCAGATTGAGCTGCATATGGATCAAACAATTGCCGTTGACCGATATCTCAGAACCTCTGTGCAAGATGTCTTTGCAGTAGGCGACTGCATCCAGCTTTCTGGTCCAGGAGAAGACATGGTTTACATTCCACTGATCAACAATGCTGTGCGGACAGGAATCGTAGCTGCGGCCAATCTAATGGAACCAACCGTTCAATTTAACGGCTCTTTACGTACAATCGGGACTTCTGTATTTGGATACTTTGTAGCCAGTACCGGAATGACTGAAGCAGAAAGCTTGTTTACGAACCAGACAGTTGAAACCCGTCGACAAACCGTACGCTTAAATAGTTTGCCAAATTCAGATACCGTTACGCTAAAATGGGTTTATGATGCCGAGACTCACGTACTTTTAGGTGCTCAAATGATTTCAACAGCCAACATTTTAGAAAAAATCAATACAATGGCGTTAGCGATTCAAACAAAACAGACTTTAGAAGACTTGCAGCAGAAAGATTTTTTCTTTAATCCTTCATATTCTCAGATGGTCTCAACCACGAACCTAGTCTCTTGGATGGAAGAGAGGGTTGAAGAAGATGAAAGTTGA
- a CDS encoding MIP/aquaporin family protein: MSGDMLTIFSEFLGTMFLILLGDGVVAAVSLKKSKAEGAGWVAITMGWGAAVTMAVYIAGFMGPAHLNPAVTLGMAIIGDFEWALVIPFIIAQVAGGIAGAVLVWLTYLAHFRITTDQGAILGTFATAAEIEDTVSNILSEAIGTFVLVFGLMMFGQNTFTEGLNPLVVGVLILSIGLSLGGSTGYAINPARDLGPRIAHQFLPIANKGGSNWGYAWIPVVAPMIGAILAGLLYLVIV; the protein is encoded by the coding sequence ATGAGTGGAGATATGTTAACGATTTTTAGTGAATTTTTAGGAACAATGTTTTTGATTTTACTAGGTGACGGTGTAGTAGCTGCCGTTAGTTTGAAAAAGAGTAAAGCTGAAGGCGCTGGATGGGTTGCCATCACAATGGGATGGGGAGCAGCGGTAACAATGGCTGTTTACATCGCTGGATTTATGGGACCCGCGCACTTAAATCCAGCTGTAACACTCGGTATGGCCATTATTGGAGATTTTGAGTGGGCATTAGTTATACCGTTCATCATCGCTCAAGTAGCTGGAGGTATTGCCGGAGCAGTTCTAGTATGGTTAACGTATCTAGCACACTTCAGAATCACTACGGATCAAGGCGCAATTTTAGGAACATTTGCAACAGCCGCTGAAATCGAAGACACTGTAAGCAATATTCTTTCAGAAGCTATCGGTACGTTCGTACTCGTATTTGGTCTAATGATGTTTGGTCAAAACACCTTTACTGAAGGTTTGAACCCACTTGTTGTTGGGGTACTAATCCTTTCAATTGGTCTTTCACTAGGTGGATCAACAGGATACGCAATTAACCCTGCTCGTGACTTAGGTCCAAGAATTGCACACCAATTCTTACCAATCGCGAACAAAGGTGGTTCTAACTGGGGATACGCTTGGATCCCAGTTGTCGCTCCAATGATCGGTGCAATTCTTGCAGGATTACTTTACTTGGTCATCGTATAA